The nucleotide window TTCGTATCCGATACCGAAGCGCTATATCGTTTTATTCATCTGATGATCAAATCAGGAAAGAGCTTTACAGACTAATGACCATGCCCACTAGGGTTTTTATCGTGCACATGTTGCCTGATCTCGGGAAGAGGATTTTCTCGATAGCGCGGGAGATTGGTATGATAAATAAGGGTTATGCATGGATTGTTACAAATGGGATAATTGACCAGATGAGTTTACCGGGAGGACCAAGCTTGGAGGATATGCATGGTGTCGTGGGTGTCAAGACATATTTCTCTAGATCAAAAGAGCTAGCCAATCTTGAAGCTCGTTGGCGGAAAAGATTTGGAGGAGAAGAGCTAAGCCATTTTGGATATTGGGCTTATGATGCTGCCACAGCGCTTGCAATGTCGGTTGAGCAAATAAGTAACGTAAACATGAGTTTCAATACGACCACAAACACTTCGAGAGGTGACAATGGGACTGATCTTGATGATCTCAACGTAGCTCTATCTGGTCCTAAGCTACTTCAAGTGTTATCAACGGTCAGTTTTAAAGGCGTCGCCGGGAGATTTCTGCTAAAAAACAGAAAGCTAGAGCCAACGACGTTCAAGATAATCAACATAGAGGACAGTGGGGAACGAACAGTTGGATTCTGGAAGTCAAAAGTTGGACTAGTGAAGAGGTTAGGAGTGGATCAAATAGGCACTAACATCTCACACGGTTCGCGTCGACTTAGACCAATAATATGGCCAGGGGACACTACTCTCGTGCCTAAAGGTTGGGAGATTCCAACAAATGGAAAGAAGCTGCGGATAGCAGTTCCAAAAAAGGATGGTTTCACCAATTTTGTTGAGGTAACAAAGGATGCAAACACTAATGCTCTAACCATTACCGGGTTTTGCATAGATGTTTTCGACGCGGTAATGAGACAACTGCCATATGCTGTCCCTTACGAGTACGTCCCCTTTGAAACTCCGGATGGAAGAGCAGATGGAAATTACGACAACATGGTTTATAAAGTGTTTCTTGGGGTAAGTTACATTGATCCCTAGACCATTcatgaacctttttttttaacttctatAAAATGGCTTTTTGAAGGCTATAACTGATAACTAGTAAAATGAATAGATAGgattttaaattagttattaaTGGACTATAATGAATTCCAGAAATTTTTTTACAACTAGTAAACATTGTGTGTAACGTAAATGAATTAAGTATTCATGAAGATTTTATTCCATAAAAATGCAGTTGCACCCGAATTCCCATTTTAATATTGAGGagctaaactcttttttttttttatgttaacaGGAGTTTGATGGAGCTGTAGGAGATACCACAATCTTGGCTAATCGGTCTAACTATGTTGATTTCGCATTGCCATTCTCAGAAACGGGTGTTGTATTTGTGGTTCCTGTCAAGgatgagagagagaaaggaaaatGGGTCTTCTTAAAGCCTTTAACAAAGAAGCTCTGGTGTATGACTGCTGCCTTGTTTATCTACATTGGACTCATGGTTTGGACTTTTGAGTACATAGCAGATCAAAATTTCAGGACACAGAGGATCACTGAACAAATATCGAATGTGTTCTACTTCTCATTTTCAACCCTATTTTTCGCACACAGTAAGTTTATTTTGTCACACAACTTCAGTTCTTATTACACAAATCTATAATGACCACATTtgcattatatttatttttagggAAGCCATCAACGAGCATTTACACAAGGGCTTTAATTGTGATTTGGTGCTTTGTGGTGCTAATATTGACTCAGAGCTACACAGCCACACTCACATCGATGCTCACGGTTCAAGAGCTTCGACCAACCGTGAGACACATGGATGAACTGAGGAAAAGCGGAGCGAAAATTGGATATCAAGAGGGTTCGTTTACATTGGAAAAGCTAAAGCAACTGGGTTTCAAAGAATCAAGGTTAAAGACTTATAGCTCTCCTGAAGAAATGCATGAGTTTTTTCTCAAAACGAGCAGCAACGATGGTATTGATGCTGCGTTCGATGAAGTCCCT belongs to Brassica rapa cultivar Chiifu-401-42 chromosome A07, CAAS_Brap_v3.01, whole genome shotgun sequence and includes:
- the LOC103832279 gene encoding glutamate receptor 2.5: MRLSVCSYEINIAMSFSDYIVSRSLPIWFFIYLIFLVLLGKSQKEVLQVKVGVVLDTNLTLADLSLRAINMSLSEFYNTHNRFKTRIVLDIRNSKGTVVGAAASALYLINKRKVVAIIGPGSSMQAPFLINLGNQSQVPIVSFSATSPLLDSLRSPYFIRATYDDSAQVHAISAIIESFRWREVVPIYVDNEFGEGILPYLVDAFQEINVRIRYRSAISFYSSDDQIRKELYRLMTMPTRVFIVHMLPDLGKRIFSIAREIGMINKGYAWIVTNGIIDQMSLPGGPSLEDMHGVVGVKTYFSRSKELANLEARWRKRFGGEELSHFGYWAYDAATALAMSVEQISNVNMSFNTTTNTSRGDNGTDLDDLNVALSGPKLLQVLSTVSFKGVAGRFLLKNRKLEPTTFKIINIEDSGERTVGFWKSKVGLVKRLGVDQIGTNISHGSRRLRPIIWPGDTTLVPKGWEIPTNGKKLRIAVPKKDGFTNFVEVTKDANTNALTITGFCIDVFDAVMRQLPYAVPYEYVPFETPDGRADGNYDNMVYKVFLGEFDGAVGDTTILANRSNYVDFALPFSETGVVFVVPVKDEREKGKWVFLKPLTKKLWCMTAALFIYIGLMVWTFEYIADQNFRTQRITEQISNVFYFSFSTLFFAHRKPSTSIYTRALIVIWCFVVLILTQSYTATLTSMLTVQELRPTVRHMDELRKSGAKIGYQEGSFTLEKLKQLGFKESRLKTYSSPEEMHEFFLKTSSNDGIDAAFDEVPYVNLFMTKYCKEYTIIEPRYKADGFGFAFPLGSPLVPDISREILNLTEGENMRAIENKWFPGEKYCLDRNTTDTPIQLDHHSFQALFMIVFGTSLVLLFIMLSCRRYLEGRGNMNGDPPNPPGDGPDDHLRLLLLMLASRIYQQRRGNIIGARPNPPGNGPDSQDNARANQNRDVTEGGQGANETGGAAEPADNDHCIVEVNEGVNVGDGHHEANRIGKVNLELQRQQSQACLVRRRSNKLFSEKNMPLGMAPPPARMHLA